ATCCGGATGTACGTCAAGACCGAGAGGGGGCAGAAGGTGTGGGACTCCCTCAAGCTCAGACTCCCGCTTGTGGGGATGATCCTCAAAAAAATCGAGATTGCCCGATTTTCTAGAACGCTCGGCACATTGCTGGGGAGCGGGGTGTCGATTCTCATGTCCATGCGCATCGTCCGGGGCGTGGTCATCAACACGGTCCTGGGGGCCAAGTTGGATGTCGTCTATCAGGACCTCAAGCAGGGACGGATGCTTTCTCGTTCCATCGAGAAGACCGGAGTCTTTCCGGCCCTGTCCGTGCACATGGTCGGAGTGGGCGAGGAGACCGGCCGTCTGGAGATCATGTTGAACAAGGTGGCTGATATTTATGATAAAGAGCTCCGGGCGACCATCAAGACCCTGACCTCTATGCTCGAGCCGATCATTATTTTGGCCATGGGGTTGGTCATCGGAGCCATGATCGTGTCCATG
This sequence is a window from Deltaproteobacteria bacterium. Protein-coding genes within it:
- a CDS encoding type II secretion system F family protein: GMAMPLATQIMMAMGEFLQAWWWVLLGGMVAVWLGIRMYVKTERGQKVWDSLKLRLPLVGMILKKIEIARFSRTLGTLLGSGVSILMSMRIVRGVVINTVLGAKLDVVYQDLKQGRMLSRSIEKTGVFPALSVHMVGVGEETGRLEIMLNKVADIYDKELRATIKTLTSMLEPIIILAMGLVIGAMIVSMLLAIFSVNDINV